The Labrus mixtus chromosome 18, fLabMix1.1, whole genome shotgun sequence DNA segment GACGTGAGTGAATCTACCTTATCTGCCGAGCCACTGGCAAGAATAAACTCGCTGTAGGGATTGAAGGACAGGCAGTTgacttcagctgtgtgtgtgcgtccacTGCATGGCTCGGTTTGGAGGTGTTGTTGGACCGCATGTCCCAGCTGTGCCCAAGCAGACAAAAGCTCTGTTGTTAAAGAATAGAAAGGTCAAACTGGACAACAACTCTGTGTCTTGTCTTGGACGTCATCACAAATTTGTTTTCAAGCCACTTACATCATGAGCTTCTGGTCATCAGCCACAGATCAGAAGAGTGACCCGAGGAAACATCCTCCACCACAGCAGTGTGGCCTGTGAAGATGGTCTTTGCATCCAGAATATTTTCCCTCCTTTGGCCCGGTGCTGATGTCCAGCAGGCAGATACTGTGGAAAAATGTAGGGTGTATGAACATTAAAAGCAACAATGACATTAGATGGAAAAATGCAGATTTTCTGTGATAGCTTTCTTACGTGGTCATCAGAGGCACTGAGGAGGCAGCCACTGACGTACGGGTTCCAGGAGAGGCCGTAGCCCTCTTTCTGGTGGCCTCTTAATCTGAGATCTGGGGTACACTCTCCAGAAGGGTCTTCattaaaaggaaatcaaagttATCCACATTGTTCAGAACCACCCTTTTGTTGCAAACATTGGAAATATTTCCAGACTATGCATTTTGGTTGTACTCTTATCACGTTTTGAGGGATGCTTTGTATAACCAAAGAGCAGCACGTCACTAGTTACTAGCTACCACAACAGCTTTTTCCCTGCTGCCGGGAGACTTGTAGCACAGGACATTAAGATGGGAAGGAAGTACTTCaccccacacctcacagactaaaaaaaaaaaaaaaaacagaaacaaaaaaaacagtgcaattatataatgtgaaaaatatgtgtgcaataacctcaggcgcaataagagataataagtgcaataagaaaacTTATTTATatgttcatttcattgtacagtgttccccttgttatttttctttatattatATCTTtactttaatacagtgtataacttctgtacagtttattttaatttacttagctgttaatacaacttatttatttttacttttactttttttggtacttttctactctttttttcttacaatgctattctattttatatataattttaccTTGTTTtagtagaagctgactcagggagaaacgcacaagaattccaatgtacctgtactgtcctgtacctgtgcaaatggcaataaacatctattctattctattctagtgGGGGTCTTGGTGGCAATGATGTAAGGATTCTGAGGCATGTAGCGAGCTCGGTTTACTTCTCCCTCGTGGTTGATCTTGATCTCAATCTCTATCTTCTGGGTACTTACAGACCGAAAGCCTCCTAACTCTGAAATGTCAAATGGGTTttaacaaatgaaaaacttgCTGAACAAAGGTTGTTGAACACTTCAGGTCACACTGCatattatttacaataaactaccaaaaaaaattatttcaaaCCAAATACATAAAGATTTTCTGCAGCTATCTCaaactttataaatacattGACAAGAAGCATAACTGACATattgtttttctaaattgtATTGCTTTAAATGACAGTAATCTAAATAACGCACAGGCCAGAGCAatgaacactgtttttttttttgttttttttaatctctgagtCATTTTTTTGTACTACTTTCAATCATTCGTCTTTATCAGCCATATTGTGCCTTAGTTAAACTGCTAATACTGGCAAAAGGGAGCAatccagactgtaaacattaaggCGTGCGATGTCGAATACAACAggactgaccaatcagagctcacCAAACCGGACCGGATGTTAACGCAACATCCGGAATAACTTCCTCATGTTGTAAGCAGCTGTAACGAATTGACACAGTAGGTATACGATTTCATCATTTAATAAAACGTTAAGAAAACTCACAATGGACGACCGTGAGTTAGACCTGACAGCGGAACAAAAAGCCACAAAGTCAAAATACCCTCCAATCAACAAGAAATATGAATGTAAGTTACGATCAATAAAGTAGCTATGTGTTTACtaagccctttttttttacactgtctCTAACTTATCTTACCTTGATTAAAACCATGTGTGCGCTCTTATTTAAACTGTATCTGAATAAAGTTAAATATGTCATACTTTACTGAATATGATATGTAAGTAAACCCAGCTTTTCTATGTTGCTGCTATCAGCTATCAGCTCATTGTGTCTCTTTTAATGTTCACTGTTACAGACCTGGATCACACAGCAGATGTTCAGTGAGTGTGTTTTAAATTGTTTGaagttatgtttttatttcttttattttaatttttttatcaggtgcaataaagtgacaaactggtgatatacaaatgagggacaaaaaaaccaaacagacaaggtcaggacaacgactccaaaatacagtaaataataaaataaaacaaataaagacagaaaaatactaagacatcaatagacacacatcaatagacacacatcagactacgaacagaaaaactacaaaactatatgaaatacctaaaaaaggatacaaaaagtgaaagaagcgatagagagggagagaaggggagggagagaaggtgctttAGGGGACTTCAGAGGTGGAAGAGAGTTGAAGAGTTGAGCAGTGGTATGTGTTgaacatgttgatgttaaacaatgttgtggtgagagtttgtgtaatgattatgttttagcgGAAGTTGCCTGCAGCCGGGGTTTTGGGTTtggaggggaggatggagggagaggcgaagcttttatttttcttttctttggccgGGTCCTGAAGTTATGTTCATCTGTTTTACAGTTGGCATTAAACTCATATATTCTGTTCACTCTTCCAAGAATTCACTCCTGGGGAAACTCTCTGGAGGAAGCCTTTGAGCAGTGTGCCATGGGCATGTTCGGCTACATGACCGATACAGAGACGGTGGAACCAATTGATACAGTTGAAGTGGAGTCAGAGGGTAGGAGTATAGATAGTTTGATATTGTCTTTTGAACCTAAGCCTAAATCATTAACCTTTCTATCCTCAATCAGATACTGAACTCCATGCATACTTTTTCCAAAAGGTGACGACATGGAATCTCTTCTTTTCCACTTCCTAGACGACTGGTTGTACAAGTTCTGTGCAGATCTCTTCTTTGTTCCCAGGGTGAGTATGTCGGACAGTAGTTGGTGTTTGTATATCGTACGTTTTTTGGAATGTGGAAAAGTCCTTTTTATTAATTTACTTTTACGTTCTTCTCTTGACGTATTTATGTGTTACATCCTCTAGGAAGTCAAAGTTGTGCACATAGACAGAATACACTTCAAGATTCGCTCCATTGGGTAAGTCTAGGTACCTCTTCACTTACATCTTGTGGACagttagaaaatgtaaataaaaagaagaaatgttcaTCAACTTCAGAAAGAAATTATCCTCACGTCAGCTCTGCATCGTCACGCTCTAAGGGGAGAACACAGAAATTCATTAGATGTCACTCTCCTGATAGCACTCTGCTCATCCAGGATCAGGGAATGAGCACATAACATAGTAACAGACCCTACATGTACTTATCCTGGCCTCTTGCTGTTTCAGAACCAACCCCCCACATCCTCTAAGGAAACTGAGAATGAGACCCTTAAAAACAAATTTACCTCCCCCTCCAATTATTGTTAACAAAAAGAACCTTCTCGCAGTCCCCAATCCTGAAAGTAAACTGCAACACCTTTCAACACTTTGCCATCTTCTGCAGGAATCTATTTTGATTGGTCTATTCATTCTTTCAAGCTGCTCACAACTTtgctctatatattttttttattacagttgGGGTGAAGAATTCTCTCTGGCTAAACATCCACAGGTAAGCTCATAAACTTTAATATTGTAAAGATATTGTTTAAGAATAGCATTTGAAGATTGTCCATTCTGAGTGTAATTCTGCAAAGTACTATGACAGTAACATGTATATTTAATAGGGATGTAAAGGTTAATCGTAAAATtgtgataaatcga contains these protein-coding regions:
- the zbtb8os gene encoding protein archease isoform X1, which gives rise to MDDRELDLTAEQKATKSKYPPINKKYEYLDHTADVQIHSWGNSLEEAFEQCAMGMFGYMTDTETVEPIDTVEVESEGDDMESLLFHFLDDWLYKFCADLFFVPREVKVVHIDRIHFKIRSIGWGEEFSLAKHPQGTEVKAITYSAMQIHDTEKPEIFTIIDI
- the zbtb8os gene encoding protein archease isoform X2, producing the protein MDDRELDLTAEQKATKSKYPPINKKYEYLDHTADVQIHSWGNSLEEAFEQCAMGMFGYMTDTETVEPIDTVEVESEDDWLYKFCADLFFVPREVKVVHIDRIHFKIRSIGWGEEFSLAKHPQGTEVKAITYSAMQIHDTEKPEIFTIIDI